A genomic window from Lotus japonicus ecotype B-129 chromosome 1, LjGifu_v1.2 includes:
- the LOC130727993 gene encoding protein DETOXIFICATION 44, chloroplastic isoform X2, translated as MASSLSTCFLCTHSFKLKSLPTNKSSSLTTKPPCFTLPRVRFSPKAYKHDESASTTDSVETPPLQQSSPKPPQNPFSSLLHPLRNGWLKYDELWMEILSIALPAAVALAADPIASLIDTAFVGHIGAVELAAVGVSTSVFNLVSKVFNVPLLNITTSFVAEEQALISKEEDISGTGKSQNKKLLASVSTSLALAATLGIAETVALSLGSGIIMNIMGIPADSLMRGPAQQFLTLRAFGAPAIVIALAVQGTFRGFMDTKTPLYAVGAGNFLNVILDPILIFLLGLGVGGAAIATVISEYLIAFILLWKLSDQVLLIPFDFDGRKLFSYLKSGGFLLGRTLAVFITMTLTTSIAAKLGPIPMAGHQICMQVWLSISLLTDALALAGQALLAGSYSLGNYAQARLIIYRVIQIGLGVGITLSIILFFGFGAFTSLFTTDSEVLDVARSGLLFVAGSQPVNALAFVIDGIYYGVSDFEYAAYSMVLAGLFSSIFLLVVGPIFGLPGVWAGLFIFMTLRVLAGVSRLSSKRGPWNVIWYKDGPQD; from the exons ATGGCGTCTTCTCTCTCCACCTGTTTTCTTTGTACACACTCTTTCAAATTGAAATCTCTTCCAACAAACAAATCTTCATCACTGACCACAAAGCCTCCTTGCTTCACTCTTCCTCGTGTTCGATTTTCACCTAAAGCGTATAAACACGATGAGAGTGCCAGCACCACTGATTCTGTTGAAACTCCACCCCTCCAACAATCTTCACCTAAACCGCCTCAgaatcccttctcttctctgcttCATCCTCTCAG AAATGGGTGGCTTAAATATGATGAACTTTGGATGGAGATACTATCCATTGCCCTGCCTGCTGCTGTGGCCTTGGCAGCTGACCCGATTGCCTCATTGATCGACACAGCATTTGTTGGCCATATAG GGGCAGTTGAATTAGCTGCAGTTGGGGTTTCAACTTCTGTGTTTAATCTAGTCTCAAAAGTGTTCAATGTTCCTTTGCTTAATATTACTACGTCCTTTGTTGCGGAGGAGCAGGCTCTGATTAGCAAGGAGGAAGATATCAGTGGTACTG GCAAGTCCCAAAATAAAAAGCTTCTTGCTTCAGTATCAACTTCTTTAGCACTTGCAGCAACTCTTGGAATTGCTGAAACTGTGGCGCTTTCCCTTGGATCTGGCATCATTATGAATATCATGGGTATACCTGCT GATTCTCTAATGCGTGGACCTGCCCAGCAATTCCTTACACTGAGGGCCTTTGGTGCTCCAGCAATTGTGATTGCATTAGCCGTACAAGGCACTTTCCGAGGATTTATGGATACAAAGACACCTCTATACGCTGTTG GTGCTGGAAACTTTCTTAATGTCATATTAGATCCAATACTAATATTTCTTCTTGGTCTTGGTGTTGGCGGTGCTGCAATTGCTACAGTGATCTCTGA ATATTTAATAGCTTTCATTCTTCTATGGAAATTGAGTGACCAAGTGCTGCTAATCCCATTTGACTTCGATGGGAGAAAATTATTCAGCTATCTGAAATCTG GGGGTTTTCTTCTTGGCAGGACTTTGGCTGTGTTTATAACTATGACACTGACAACATCTATCGCAGCTAAGCTGGGGCCCATACCTATGGCAGGTCATCAAATTTGCATGCAAGTTTGGTTGTCTATATCTTTGCTCACTGATGCCTTGGCACTTGCTGGTCAG GCTCTTCTTGCCGGTAGTTACTCCCTGGGAAATTATGCGCAAGCACGCCTCATTATATACAGAGTGATACAG ATTGGTCTGGGAGTTGGAATCACTTTGTCTATAATCTTGTTCTTTGGGTTTGGAGCATTTACTAGTTTATTTACCACAGATTCAGAAGTTCTGGATGTTGCTCGGTCAGGTCTATTG TTTGTTGCTGGATCTCAACCAGTAAACGCTTTGGCATTTGTTATTGATGGGATTTATTATGGGGTATCAGACTTTGAATATGCTGCTTACTCGATG GTGCTAGCTGGactattttcttcaatttttctgCTGGTGGTTGGTCCAATATTTGGACTTCCTGGAGTTTGGGCAGGATTGTTTATCTTCATGACTTTGCGTGTTCTAGCTGGAGTTTCAAG GTTAAGCAGCAAACGCGGTCCATGGAATGTCATCTGGTATAAAGATGGACCACAAGATTGA
- the LOC130727994 gene encoding uncharacterized protein LOC130727994, with product MKTDIISGDRRSRKRRVGGRVDSVEDTLEKWKKYNKQQELGVGEDGVEKIHKVPAKGSRKGCMRGKGGPQNSDCKFRGVRQRIWGKWVAEIREPINGKHAGEKANRLWLGTFSTAHEAALAYDEAAKAMYGPCARLNFPESRPNGSSSPSGSSDTLSGGGDLAKAVELEGNLHQSSGEKLRFSAVGVFDESAERMVPSEACVFDDSVEDSKEVTNDDFQCRTNENCKSITQQGSLKNAKYEISRDNDGKKKESEVNLNNYVWKNLQEGPVVVAMNSRAGYRSCDATEHEILVKSEGTKGESVEPLNSLELSCNYHHLHNMLPERDLRPNSEHFNSIQREPIAKKHWKEVISEILELCCSSNNSKISVQSQNEPCINENFDEMKTGLKGLECKMRVHSIGFKNETPIVEDSNHSLQRIHLFGGGGTVGLNERMSQAEDLSTNTRRISRLQEKGNYGNALPGFSSGQGKKLCDFSQHLQKLGEHWNNKQFADMEVSYDYSFLSPDYDFGLLEEKKLLDVCFSHLGS from the exons ATGAAGACTGATATTATTTCTGG AGATAGGAGATCACGCAAGAGGCGCGTTGGTGGAAGAGTTGATTCAGTGGAAGACACACTTGAGAAGTGGAAGAAGTACAACAAGCAGCAAGAGCTTGGTGTTGGAGAGGATGGGGTGGAAAAGATTCACAAAGTTCCCGCGAAGGGCTCGAGAAAGGGGTGCATGAGAGGTAAAGGCGGGCCTCAGAACTCTGATTGCAAGTTCAGGGGCGTGAGGCAgaggatttgggggaagtgggTTGCTGAGATTCGCGAACCGATCAACGGGAAACATGCAGGTGAGAAGGCGAATCGGCTCTGGCTTGGTACTTTCTCTACAGCTCATGAAGCTGCTCTTGCTTATGATGAAGCAGCTAAGGCCATGTATGGCCCTTGTGCCCGGTTGAATTTTCCGGAGTCAAGGCCTAATGGATCATCATCACCAAGTGGCTCTTCAGACACtttgagtggtggtggtgatctTGCAAAAGCTGTGGAATTGGAGGGGAATCTTCATCAGTCAAGTGGAGAAAAACTCAGATTTTCTGCTGTTGGAGTGTTTGATGAAAGTGCTGAGAGAATGGTTCCTTCTGAAGCTTGTGTGTTTGATGACTCGGTTGAGGACTCGAAGGAAGTGACGAATGATGATTTCCAATGTCGAACAAATGAGAACTGTAAGAGTATAACTCAGCAAGGGTCTCTCAAGAATGCTAAGTATGAAATTTCTAGAGATAATGATGGAAAAAAGAAGGAATCAGAGGTGAATTTGAATAACTATGTCTGGAAAAATTTGCAGGAGGGGCCTGTGGTTGTAGCCATGAATTCAAGAGCTGGTTATAGATCATGTGATGCTACTGAACATGAGATTCTGGTGAAGAGTGAAGgaaccaaaggagaatcagTGGAGCCTTTGAATTCCCTTGAGTTGAGCTGCAATTACCACCACCTGCATAATATGCTGCCAGAGAGAGATCTAAGACCAAATTCTGAGCATTTTAACAGCATCCAACGCGAGCCGATTGCGAAGAAACACTGGAAGGAAGTGATTTCTGAAATCCTGGAACTTTGTTGCAGCAGCAATAACTCAAAGATAAGTGTTCAGTCACAAAATGAGCCATgtataaatgaaaattttgatGAGATGAAGACCGGGCTTAAGGGTTTGGAGTGCAAGATGAGAGTCCATTCTATTGGTTTCAAGAATGAGACACCAATTGTAGAAGATTCCAATCATTCCCTGCAGAGAATTCATctgtttggtggtggtggcactgTTGGATTAAATGAGAGAATGTCTCAAGctgaggatttgagcaccaaTACTCGTCGAATCTCAAGGTTGCAAGAGAAAGGAAATTATGGAAATGCACTGCCCGGATTTAGTTCCGGGCAGGGTAAGAAGCTGTGTGATTTTTCTCAACATCTTCAGAAATTGGGTGAACATTGGAATAATAAGCAGTTTGCAGACATGGAAGTGAGTTATGATTATAGTTTCTTAAGTCCTGATTATGATTTTGGCTTATTGGAGGAGAAGAAGTTACTAGATGTGTGTTTTTCACATCTAGGATCTTAG
- the LOC130727993 gene encoding protein DETOXIFICATION 44, chloroplastic isoform X1, with protein MASSLSTCFLCTHSFKLKSLPTNKSSSLTTKPPCFTLPRVRFSPKAYKHDESASTTDSVETPPLQQSSPKPPQNPFSSLLHPLRNGWLKYDELWMEILSIALPAAVALAADPIASLIDTAFVGHIGAVELAAVGVSTSVFNLVSKVFNVPLLNITTSFVAEEQALISKEEDISGTGENGKSQNKKLLASVSTSLALAATLGIAETVALSLGSGIIMNIMGIPADSLMRGPAQQFLTLRAFGAPAIVIALAVQGTFRGFMDTKTPLYAVGAGNFLNVILDPILIFLLGLGVGGAAIATVISEYLIAFILLWKLSDQVLLIPFDFDGRKLFSYLKSGGFLLGRTLAVFITMTLTTSIAAKLGPIPMAGHQICMQVWLSISLLTDALALAGQALLAGSYSLGNYAQARLIIYRVIQIGLGVGITLSIILFFGFGAFTSLFTTDSEVLDVARSGLLFVAGSQPVNALAFVIDGIYYGVSDFEYAAYSMVLAGLFSSIFLLVVGPIFGLPGVWAGLFIFMTLRVLAGVSRLSSKRGPWNVIWYKDGPQD; from the exons ATGGCGTCTTCTCTCTCCACCTGTTTTCTTTGTACACACTCTTTCAAATTGAAATCTCTTCCAACAAACAAATCTTCATCACTGACCACAAAGCCTCCTTGCTTCACTCTTCCTCGTGTTCGATTTTCACCTAAAGCGTATAAACACGATGAGAGTGCCAGCACCACTGATTCTGTTGAAACTCCACCCCTCCAACAATCTTCACCTAAACCGCCTCAgaatcccttctcttctctgcttCATCCTCTCAG AAATGGGTGGCTTAAATATGATGAACTTTGGATGGAGATACTATCCATTGCCCTGCCTGCTGCTGTGGCCTTGGCAGCTGACCCGATTGCCTCATTGATCGACACAGCATTTGTTGGCCATATAG GGGCAGTTGAATTAGCTGCAGTTGGGGTTTCAACTTCTGTGTTTAATCTAGTCTCAAAAGTGTTCAATGTTCCTTTGCTTAATATTACTACGTCCTTTGTTGCGGAGGAGCAGGCTCTGATTAGCAAGGAGGAAGATATCAGTGGTACTGGTGAAAATG GCAAGTCCCAAAATAAAAAGCTTCTTGCTTCAGTATCAACTTCTTTAGCACTTGCAGCAACTCTTGGAATTGCTGAAACTGTGGCGCTTTCCCTTGGATCTGGCATCATTATGAATATCATGGGTATACCTGCT GATTCTCTAATGCGTGGACCTGCCCAGCAATTCCTTACACTGAGGGCCTTTGGTGCTCCAGCAATTGTGATTGCATTAGCCGTACAAGGCACTTTCCGAGGATTTATGGATACAAAGACACCTCTATACGCTGTTG GTGCTGGAAACTTTCTTAATGTCATATTAGATCCAATACTAATATTTCTTCTTGGTCTTGGTGTTGGCGGTGCTGCAATTGCTACAGTGATCTCTGA ATATTTAATAGCTTTCATTCTTCTATGGAAATTGAGTGACCAAGTGCTGCTAATCCCATTTGACTTCGATGGGAGAAAATTATTCAGCTATCTGAAATCTG GGGGTTTTCTTCTTGGCAGGACTTTGGCTGTGTTTATAACTATGACACTGACAACATCTATCGCAGCTAAGCTGGGGCCCATACCTATGGCAGGTCATCAAATTTGCATGCAAGTTTGGTTGTCTATATCTTTGCTCACTGATGCCTTGGCACTTGCTGGTCAG GCTCTTCTTGCCGGTAGTTACTCCCTGGGAAATTATGCGCAAGCACGCCTCATTATATACAGAGTGATACAG ATTGGTCTGGGAGTTGGAATCACTTTGTCTATAATCTTGTTCTTTGGGTTTGGAGCATTTACTAGTTTATTTACCACAGATTCAGAAGTTCTGGATGTTGCTCGGTCAGGTCTATTG TTTGTTGCTGGATCTCAACCAGTAAACGCTTTGGCATTTGTTATTGATGGGATTTATTATGGGGTATCAGACTTTGAATATGCTGCTTACTCGATG GTGCTAGCTGGactattttcttcaatttttctgCTGGTGGTTGGTCCAATATTTGGACTTCCTGGAGTTTGGGCAGGATTGTTTATCTTCATGACTTTGCGTGTTCTAGCTGGAGTTTCAAG GTTAAGCAGCAAACGCGGTCCATGGAATGTCATCTGGTATAAAGATGGACCACAAGATTGA
- the LOC130727993 gene encoding protein DETOXIFICATION 44, chloroplastic isoform X3 — MASSLSTCFLCTHSFKLKSLPTNKSSSLTTKPPCFTLPRVRFSPKAYKHDESASTTDSVETPPLQQSSPKPPQNPFSSLLHPLRNGWLKYDELWMEILSIALPAAVALAADPIASLIDTAFVGHIGAVELAAVGVSTSVFNLVSKVFNVPLLNITTSFVAEEQALISKEEDISGKSQNKKLLASVSTSLALAATLGIAETVALSLGSGIIMNIMGIPADSLMRGPAQQFLTLRAFGAPAIVIALAVQGTFRGFMDTKTPLYAVGAGNFLNVILDPILIFLLGLGVGGAAIATVISEYLIAFILLWKLSDQVLLIPFDFDGRKLFSYLKSGGFLLGRTLAVFITMTLTTSIAAKLGPIPMAGHQICMQVWLSISLLTDALALAGQALLAGSYSLGNYAQARLIIYRVIQIGLGVGITLSIILFFGFGAFTSLFTTDSEVLDVARSGLLFVAGSQPVNALAFVIDGIYYGVSDFEYAAYSMVLAGLFSSIFLLVVGPIFGLPGVWAGLFIFMTLRVLAGVSRLSSKRGPWNVIWYKDGPQD; from the exons ATGGCGTCTTCTCTCTCCACCTGTTTTCTTTGTACACACTCTTTCAAATTGAAATCTCTTCCAACAAACAAATCTTCATCACTGACCACAAAGCCTCCTTGCTTCACTCTTCCTCGTGTTCGATTTTCACCTAAAGCGTATAAACACGATGAGAGTGCCAGCACCACTGATTCTGTTGAAACTCCACCCCTCCAACAATCTTCACCTAAACCGCCTCAgaatcccttctcttctctgcttCATCCTCTCAG AAATGGGTGGCTTAAATATGATGAACTTTGGATGGAGATACTATCCATTGCCCTGCCTGCTGCTGTGGCCTTGGCAGCTGACCCGATTGCCTCATTGATCGACACAGCATTTGTTGGCCATATAG GGGCAGTTGAATTAGCTGCAGTTGGGGTTTCAACTTCTGTGTTTAATCTAGTCTCAAAAGTGTTCAATGTTCCTTTGCTTAATATTACTACGTCCTTTGTTGCGGAGGAGCAGGCTCTGATTAGCAAGGAGGAAGATATCAGTG GCAAGTCCCAAAATAAAAAGCTTCTTGCTTCAGTATCAACTTCTTTAGCACTTGCAGCAACTCTTGGAATTGCTGAAACTGTGGCGCTTTCCCTTGGATCTGGCATCATTATGAATATCATGGGTATACCTGCT GATTCTCTAATGCGTGGACCTGCCCAGCAATTCCTTACACTGAGGGCCTTTGGTGCTCCAGCAATTGTGATTGCATTAGCCGTACAAGGCACTTTCCGAGGATTTATGGATACAAAGACACCTCTATACGCTGTTG GTGCTGGAAACTTTCTTAATGTCATATTAGATCCAATACTAATATTTCTTCTTGGTCTTGGTGTTGGCGGTGCTGCAATTGCTACAGTGATCTCTGA ATATTTAATAGCTTTCATTCTTCTATGGAAATTGAGTGACCAAGTGCTGCTAATCCCATTTGACTTCGATGGGAGAAAATTATTCAGCTATCTGAAATCTG GGGGTTTTCTTCTTGGCAGGACTTTGGCTGTGTTTATAACTATGACACTGACAACATCTATCGCAGCTAAGCTGGGGCCCATACCTATGGCAGGTCATCAAATTTGCATGCAAGTTTGGTTGTCTATATCTTTGCTCACTGATGCCTTGGCACTTGCTGGTCAG GCTCTTCTTGCCGGTAGTTACTCCCTGGGAAATTATGCGCAAGCACGCCTCATTATATACAGAGTGATACAG ATTGGTCTGGGAGTTGGAATCACTTTGTCTATAATCTTGTTCTTTGGGTTTGGAGCATTTACTAGTTTATTTACCACAGATTCAGAAGTTCTGGATGTTGCTCGGTCAGGTCTATTG TTTGTTGCTGGATCTCAACCAGTAAACGCTTTGGCATTTGTTATTGATGGGATTTATTATGGGGTATCAGACTTTGAATATGCTGCTTACTCGATG GTGCTAGCTGGactattttcttcaatttttctgCTGGTGGTTGGTCCAATATTTGGACTTCCTGGAGTTTGGGCAGGATTGTTTATCTTCATGACTTTGCGTGTTCTAGCTGGAGTTTCAAG GTTAAGCAGCAAACGCGGTCCATGGAATGTCATCTGGTATAAAGATGGACCACAAGATTGA